In the genome of Hyphomicrobium sp. ghe19, the window GCGTCGAGAACGTCTTTCCGGTGCTGATCCGCCTGCTTGCGCGATACCCGCGGCATAATTTTCCTCCTTCGGCCCCGCGCATCCGACTTGGCGGCTATTCGGGCTCATTTTCATTATTGTCGTGGTTCCACCCACGCTTTGATTAGCACAAGTCATCGCTGTGTCGAGGCGGCTGGCCAACCGACACGTTCCCAGCGACCGGGTGCGGCAACATCGGTGTTGCGGCGGCCCTCGCCTTCTTTCATTGCGATCATCATATATTATTCCGCACGGCTTGCACAGCCAATCGAGGGAGGATCCAAAACATGTCGCGAGACCCGATCGTCATTGTATCCGCGGTGGGGACACCGTTGGGGCGCTTTTTGGGGGACCTCGCGCCCCTCCGGGCGTCAGAACTCGGCGCGCACGCGATCCGATCGGCCGTCGAACGCGCGAAGCTCTCGCCCGAGAAAGTCGACGAAGTCATTTTCGGTAACGTGTTGACCGCCGGTCAGGGCCAAGCTCCGGCGCGTCAGGCTGCGAGGGCTGCCGGGCTTCACGATGCGACCGGCGCGACGACGATCAACAAAGTTTGCGGGTCGGGGATGAAGGCGACATTTCTAGCCCACGATCTCCTGGCTGCCGGTTCTGCGGATATCATCGTTTCCGGCGGCATGGAATCCATGTCGAACGCGCCGTATCTTCTTGAGAAGGCGCGCACCGGTTTCCGCGTGGGTCATGGGCAGGTCTTGGATCACATGCTGCTCGACGGCCTCGAAGACGCTTATGAAAAAGGCCGGAGCATGGGTGATTTCGGTGAGGCCACCGCGGAAGCCTATCAGTTCACGCGTGCGGACCAGGATGCCTTCGCCGTCGAAACTTTGACGCGAGCGCGAGCGGCGGTCCAAGGCGGAGCGTTCAAAGCTGAGATCGCGCCCATTAAAATCGCGGCGAAGGATGGCGAGAAGATCATCTCAGACGACGAGAACCCGCTGAAGGTTTCGCCCGAGAAGATTGCGAAACTGAAGCCGGCTTTCCGGCCGAACGGAACGATCACCGCTGCGAGCGCTTCAGCGAATGCCGACGGCGCCGCCGCGCTGGTTCTTACGCGCCGCTCGATCGCCGAGCGTGAAGGACTTCCCATCCTTGCGGAGATCCGCGCCCACGCGACGCACAGTCAGGAGCCGGCGTGGTTCACGACGGCTCCTATACCGGCAATGCGCAAAGTCCTCGCCAAGGCTGGATGGGAGGCGAGCGATGTCGATCTTTATGAGATCAACGAAGCCTTCGCGGCGGTTGCCATGGCTGCGCAGAAAGAACTTTCGATTCCGCGCGACAAGCTCAACGTGAACGGCGGCGCATGCGCCCTCGGGCATCCGATCGGCGCGACAGGCGCGCGGCTCATCGTGACGCTGCTTCATGCGCTCGAGCATCGGGGCGTCACCAAGGGAGTCGCATCCGCGTGCATCGGCGGCGGGGAAGCTACCGCCATCGCCATCGAACGCGTGCTTCAGTAGGTCCGAAGCTAAGGTTAGGCCTCTTAGACGAGGCCTAACCGCGACTGCAATCGATCGGTCGTTGCCCTGAGAAGGCGGTCGGCGACGATGCCGATGAAAGCGATGGCAAAGCCAGCCGTGAGGCCTCGCCCGGCGTCGGCTTTCGCGAGAGCAATAAACACTTCCTGCCCAAGATCCCGCGTTCCAATCATCGCGCAAATGATGATCATGCTGAGCGCGAGAAGCACGGTCTGATTCAATCCCAGCATGATTTCCGGCAGCGCCAGCGGCAACTGAACCCGCCAGAACATCTGACGGGGCGTGCAGCCGGATACGGTCGCCGCCTCGATGAGACTTTCCGGGATCTGCCGGATGCCGTGATTGGTGTAGCGGATCGCAGGAACGATCGCGAAAAGGACGGTTGCGATCATTGCCGTCACGTCACCCACGCGGAACAACATCACGACCGGAATGATGAAGCAGAAGGACGGAAGCGTCTGCAGCGTGTCGCAAATCGGCATGAGGAAGGAAGCAAACCGATCGCTTCGCGACGCCGCAATGCCGAGAGCGATGCCGAACAGCGCTGCGATCAAAGCCGAGACGCCACACAGATACAGCGTCGCCATCGATTTTTCCCAAAGTCCGGTCGCGGCGCAGAAAGCGGTCATCAGGACGACGATCACGGCTAGACGCACACCCGAAAGGCGATAACCGGCCAGGCCCACCAGAAGAACCATTCCGAGCCAAGGGAATTCGACAAGAAAATCCCGGATCGGATTTAGGACGTAGAGCAATAGGAATGTGCGGAAAGCTTCGATGGCGTCGAAGAAATGGATATTCACCCAATCGACGACGGCCTTCCACCATGGCGCCGTCGACATCTTGATGGCGGCCGGGACCGATGCAAACGCCGGCACGAAAAGGCTCAGCACGGTTGTGCCCGCTATGACGGCGACCGCGGCCGTCAGCATCGGGTACCGGTGCACGAAATTCTGATCGGCGATGTGGACGGACGGACGCTGACGCGCAGCCGCCTGGCTCAGTCTATCCAGCACAATGGCAAGCGCGACGATCGCAAGCCCTGCCTCCATTCCCTGCCCAATCTTCAAAGCCCGCAGAGCCAGCAAGACGTCGTAACCGAGGCCGCCTGCGCCGATCATCGAGGAAATGATGACCATGTTGAGCGCAAGCATAATGACCTGATTGACGCCGACCATCAGCGTCGCGCGGCCGGACGGCAGCAGCACCTTCAGCAACTTCTGGCGCTCAGTGCATCCAACCATCTCGCCGAAATCGTCGATTTCATGCGGTACGCGCTTTAGCGCCAGCACGGTCGCGCGCACCATCGGAGGCATGGAGAATATCGCCGTTGCCAGCATGCCAGACACCGGGCTGTTGCCGAACAGAAGCAGCATCGGGATGAGATAGGCAAATGTGGGCATCGTCTGCATCAGATCGAGCATCGGCTGAATGATGGCGCGATCGATCCAAGGCTTGCGAAAGGCGACGACACCGAGCCCTAGACCGATGACGACGCAAAGCGGGACGCTGATTGCAATGAGCGCCAGCGTAAGCATGGCGCTATCCCACTGTCCGAATAGCGCGATGTAAATCATGCAACCTGCAGCAAGCGCGGCGAGCCTGCCGCCACCGAAGGCGAATCCCGCGAGGGCGAACGCAGCGCAGATACCAATCCACGATAGGCGAGGAAGGACGA includes:
- a CDS encoding acetyl-CoA C-acyltransferase, with the translated sequence MSRDPIVIVSAVGTPLGRFLGDLAPLRASELGAHAIRSAVERAKLSPEKVDEVIFGNVLTAGQGQAPARQAARAAGLHDATGATTINKVCGSGMKATFLAHDLLAAGSADIIVSGGMESMSNAPYLLEKARTGFRVGHGQVLDHMLLDGLEDAYEKGRSMGDFGEATAEAYQFTRADQDAFAVETLTRARAAVQGGAFKAEIAPIKIAAKDGEKIISDDENPLKVSPEKIAKLKPAFRPNGTITAASASANADGAAALVLTRRSIAEREGLPILAEIRAHATHSQEPAWFTTAPIPAMRKVLAKAGWEASDVDLYEINEAFAAVAMAAQKELSIPRDKLNVNGGACALGHPIGATGARLIVTLLHALEHRGVTKGVASACIGGGEATAIAIERVLQ
- a CDS encoding proline/glycine betaine ABC transporter permease; the encoded protein is MTVADTSITARPAPISAWTLIWIAAVAVVAILYMMPGIAPWAVKYPSDAVIPIADWISAFMAWVKTNFTWLTRGITDIFNVPLQWAISLLAKGWKSGYGPDALVLPRLSWIGICAAFALAGFAFGGGRLAALAAGCMIYIALFGQWDSAMLTLALIAISVPLCVVIGLGLGVVAFRKPWIDRAIIQPMLDLMQTMPTFAYLIPMLLLFGNSPVSGMLATAIFSMPPMVRATVLALKRVPHEIDDFGEMVGCTERQKLLKVLLPSGRATLMVGVNQVIMLALNMVIISSMIGAGGLGYDVLLALRALKIGQGMEAGLAIVALAIVLDRLSQAAARQRPSVHIADQNFVHRYPMLTAAVAVIAGTTVLSLFVPAFASVPAAIKMSTAPWWKAVVDWVNIHFFDAIEAFRTFLLLYVLNPIRDFLVEFPWLGMVLLVGLAGYRLSGVRLAVIVVLMTAFCAATGLWEKSMATLYLCGVSALIAALFGIALGIAASRSDRFASFLMPICDTLQTLPSFCFIIPVVMLFRVGDVTAMIATVLFAIVPAIRYTNHGIRQIPESLIEAATVSGCTPRQMFWRVQLPLALPEIMLGLNQTVLLALSMIIICAMIGTRDLGQEVFIALAKADAGRGLTAGFAIAFIGIVADRLLRATTDRLQSRLGLV